The following are from one region of the Noviherbaspirillum sedimenti genome:
- a CDS encoding ribonuclease catalytic domain-containing protein translates to MNLFFEESGDFKAGTVLSQQGEAYQVELQSGKRSKVKTRDVLLQFTSPEPAQLMQEAQALAAGLDLDFLWEVAGQEEFGFAELGAEYFGHAPLPQEAAGLLLKLHGAPMYFYRKGKGRYKAAPEASLKAALAGLEKKKQQALLQAQYVEELKAGRLPESMRPQVRQLLFKPDKNSIEYKALETACDELQTSPARLMLTVGGLASPKDFHFSRFLLEHFPKGSGFPAVQLPALPTLPLADVQAFSIDDVTTTEIDDALSVTVQADGTLKIGIHIAAPALGIRRSDAIEAIARQRMSTVYMPGEKITMLPDEVVAAFTLDAGAARPAVSLYATLNPDDWSVLATETRVELVPIVANLRHNELDDQVTEETLASGSGDYPYRRELSLLWQWAQVLEQGRMVKRESFGLKPEQANRVDFNFYVEDDVVSIVRRKRGAPLDKIVAELMIFANSSWGKYLHEHGVPGIYRCQGSGGWAARMQVRMLTHAAPHQGLGVDQYAWSTSPLRRYTDLVNQWQILACIEHGVTAPLAAPFKPRDADLFAIVSAFDAAYGAYADFQTNMERYWCLRWLDQQQARRVEAVVLKEEVLRLVDIPLIVRLPGMPAAPRGAQVRLDLLRWDEVELTIEARLIEVLPVEADASLAEEVLDEAVQDEPAEALIEAEADAEVTTTEGEVTAPGAADSVAAATESAPQPDNP, encoded by the coding sequence ATGAACTTATTTTTCGAAGAATCCGGCGATTTCAAGGCGGGAACCGTACTCTCCCAACAGGGCGAGGCTTATCAGGTCGAACTGCAAAGCGGCAAGCGCAGCAAGGTCAAGACGCGGGACGTGCTGCTGCAATTTACTTCCCCGGAGCCGGCACAGCTGATGCAGGAAGCCCAGGCGCTGGCCGCCGGGCTCGACCTCGACTTCCTGTGGGAAGTGGCGGGTCAGGAGGAATTCGGTTTTGCCGAGCTGGGGGCGGAATATTTCGGCCACGCGCCGCTGCCGCAGGAGGCGGCCGGCCTGTTGTTGAAATTGCATGGCGCCCCCATGTACTTCTACCGCAAGGGTAAAGGGCGCTACAAGGCCGCGCCGGAAGCCTCCCTGAAGGCGGCGCTGGCCGGCCTCGAAAAGAAGAAGCAGCAGGCTTTGCTGCAGGCGCAGTATGTTGAAGAACTCAAGGCCGGGCGCCTGCCCGAGTCGATGCGGCCGCAGGTCCGGCAATTGTTGTTCAAGCCGGACAAGAACAGTATCGAATACAAGGCGCTGGAGACGGCATGCGACGAACTGCAGACCAGCCCGGCACGGCTGATGCTGACGGTCGGCGGCCTTGCCTCGCCCAAGGATTTTCATTTTTCGCGTTTCCTCCTTGAGCACTTCCCGAAAGGCAGCGGTTTCCCGGCGGTGCAGTTACCGGCGCTGCCGACGCTGCCGCTCGCCGATGTACAGGCATTTTCGATCGACGATGTCACCACCACCGAGATCGACGATGCGCTGTCGGTGACTGTACAGGCGGATGGCACGCTGAAGATCGGCATCCATATCGCCGCGCCGGCGCTGGGTATCCGGCGCAGTGACGCCATCGAGGCAATCGCACGCCAGCGCATGTCGACCGTGTACATGCCGGGTGAAAAGATCACCATGCTGCCCGACGAGGTGGTGGCAGCATTCACCCTGGACGCCGGTGCGGCGCGCCCGGCCGTGTCGCTGTATGCCACCCTGAATCCGGATGACTGGAGCGTGCTGGCCACCGAAACCCGCGTCGAACTGGTGCCGATCGTCGCCAACCTGCGCCATAACGAGCTGGACGACCAGGTGACAGAAGAAACGCTGGCCAGCGGCAGCGGCGATTATCCGTACCGGCGCGAGCTGTCCCTGCTGTGGCAATGGGCGCAGGTGCTGGAGCAGGGACGCATGGTCAAGCGCGAGAGTTTCGGCCTGAAGCCGGAACAGGCCAACCGCGTCGATTTCAATTTTTATGTGGAAGACGACGTCGTTTCCATCGTGCGCCGCAAGCGCGGTGCGCCGCTGGACAAGATCGTCGCCGAGCTGATGATTTTCGCCAACAGCAGTTGGGGAAAATATCTGCATGAGCATGGCGTGCCTGGCATCTACCGCTGCCAGGGCAGCGGCGGCTGGGCCGCGCGCATGCAGGTGCGCATGCTGACCCACGCGGCGCCGCACCAGGGGCTGGGCGTGGACCAGTATGCCTGGAGCACCTCGCCGCTGCGGCGCTACACCGACCTGGTCAACCAGTGGCAAATCCTCGCATGCATCGAGCATGGCGTCACCGCTCCGCTGGCGGCACCCTTCAAGCCCAGGGATGCCGATCTGTTCGCCATCGTTTCTGCCTTCGACGCCGCCTACGGTGCCTATGCCGATTTCCAGACCAATATGGAACGTTACTGGTGCCTGCGCTGGCTGGACCAGCAGCAGGCCAGGCGCGTCGAAGCGGTGGTGTTGAAGGAAGAAGTGCTGCGGCTGGTCGACATCCCCCTGATCGTTCGCCTGCCCGGCATGCCGGCCGCGCCGCGCGGCGCCCAGGTCCGGCTCGACCTGCTGCGCTGGGATGAAGTGGAGCTGACGATAGAGGCACGCCTGATCGAAGTCTTGCCGGTGGAAGCGGACGCCAGCCTGGCCGAGGAAGTGCTGGACGAAGCGGTGCAGGACGAGCCGGCCGAAGCCTTGATCGAGGCCGAGGCGGATGCTGAAGTGACCACGACCGAGGGCGAGGTGACCGCGCCCGGGGCTGCCGATAGTGTCGCCGCAGCGACAGAATCGGCGCCACAGCCGGACAATCCTTAA
- a CDS encoding TonB C-terminal domain-containing protein: MKSLSQNLPLTIAVTVSVALHVALLAVRFTAPEAFKFKPADPGLEVILVNAKHDKKPLKAQALAQANLDGGGNADAGRASSPLPDLHKTEDGESAKAAKRRIVELEEQQRKLLDQMKKKSAVTIPHVAETVKPREMPQLDGADLLDSARMIARQEAEINRRIQDENSRPRKTRISPSTQEVGYAMYYDGVKRRIENIGTLNFPQKDGKKLYGELVISIPIFQDGSIYEKEGGPQVEHSSGNPVLDEAAKRIVRRAAPFARFPKNMRSTDKDDIWIVYTRFKFTREEALETELRAN; the protein is encoded by the coding sequence GTGAAGTCATTGTCGCAAAACCTGCCGCTCACCATTGCCGTCACCGTCTCGGTGGCGCTGCATGTGGCGTTGCTGGCAGTGCGCTTTACCGCGCCGGAAGCCTTCAAGTTCAAGCCTGCGGACCCCGGGCTCGAAGTCATCCTGGTCAATGCCAAGCATGACAAAAAGCCGCTCAAGGCGCAGGCGCTGGCGCAGGCCAACCTGGATGGCGGCGGCAATGCCGATGCCGGCCGGGCCAGTTCGCCCCTGCCGGATTTGCACAAGACCGAGGACGGCGAGAGCGCCAAGGCGGCAAAACGCCGTATCGTCGAACTGGAAGAGCAGCAAAGAAAGCTGCTCGACCAGATGAAGAAAAAATCGGCGGTGACCATCCCGCATGTGGCCGAAACGGTCAAGCCGCGCGAGATGCCGCAACTGGATGGCGCCGATTTGCTCGATAGCGCCAGGATGATTGCGCGCCAGGAAGCGGAAATCAACCGCCGTATCCAGGACGAGAACAGCCGCCCGCGCAAAACCCGGATCAGCCCCAGCACCCAGGAAGTCGGTTATGCGATGTACTACGATGGCGTCAAGCGGCGCATCGAAAATATCGGCACCCTGAATTTCCCGCAAAAAGATGGCAAGAAGCTGTATGGCGAACTGGTGATATCGATCCCGATTTTCCAGGACGGCAGCATTTACGAAAAGGAGGGCGGGCCGCAGGTCGAGCACTCCTCCGGCAACCCGGTACTGGACGAGGCGGCCAAGCGCATCGTGCGTCGTGCCGCGCCGTTCGCGCGCTTCCCCAAGAACATGCGATCGACCGACAAAGACGACATCTGGATCGTGTACACCCGCTTCAAGTTCACCCGCGAGGAAGCGCTTGAGACGGAATTGCGCGCCAACTAG
- the aroE gene encoding shikimate dehydrogenase → MTDRYAVFGNPIAHSKSPEIHARFAAQAGQDMQYERLLAPLDGFAASVHEFMRQGGKGANVTVPFKLEAYALATSLTARAEAAGAVNTLSFKDGTILGDNTDGVGLVADIVVNAGQAIAGRRVLLVGAGGAARGVVLPILDQHPAQLVVVNRTAPRAQELAAQFDGRLMASTFDDLQGEFDLVINATAASLAGEVPPLAPALFGSHTLAYDMMYGKEPTAFMRFAAQQGAAVRDGLGMLVEQAAEAFFVWRGVRPLTAPVYQALRVQLQQQ, encoded by the coding sequence ATGACTGACCGCTACGCCGTCTTCGGCAATCCGATTGCCCACAGCAAGTCGCCCGAAATCCACGCCCGCTTTGCTGCCCAGGCCGGCCAGGACATGCAGTACGAGCGCCTGCTGGCGCCGCTCGACGGCTTTGCCGCCAGCGTGCATGAATTCATGCGGCAGGGCGGCAAGGGTGCCAATGTAACCGTGCCGTTCAAGCTGGAAGCCTATGCCCTGGCGACCAGCCTGACAGCGCGGGCCGAGGCTGCCGGCGCCGTCAATACCCTCAGTTTCAAGGATGGCACGATCCTCGGCGATAACACCGACGGCGTCGGCCTGGTGGCCGATATCGTCGTCAATGCCGGACAAGCCATTGCCGGCCGGCGTGTGCTGCTGGTCGGGGCGGGCGGCGCTGCCCGTGGCGTGGTGCTGCCGATCCTCGACCAGCATCCGGCGCAGCTGGTGGTCGTCAATCGTACCGCGCCCCGGGCGCAGGAACTGGCCGCGCAGTTCGATGGGCGCCTGATGGCCAGTACCTTCGATGACTTGCAAGGCGAATTCGATCTGGTGATCAATGCCACTGCCGCCAGCCTGGCAGGCGAAGTGCCGCCGCTGGCGCCGGCTTTGTTCGGTTCGCATACGCTGGCGTACGACATGATGTATGGCAAGGAGCCCACGGCTTTCATGCGCTTCGCGGCGCAGCAGGGCGCCGCCGTGCGCGATGGCCTTGGGATGCTGGTGGAACAGGCCGCCGAGGCCTTTTTCGTCTGGCGCGGCGTCCGTCCGCTCACGGCGCCAGTATACCAGGCACTGCGGGTGCAGCTGCAGCAGCAATGA
- the mtgA gene encoding monofunctional biosynthetic peptidoglycan transglycosylase yields MKFPRKLLFWLVAAPVALVLLVQLYFFLQIGWWVHFNPGTTSFMRQQRAVLQEKNPDFQLKHKWVPYQQISRNLKRAIIASEDANFSEHEGVDWEALQQAYEKNTRKGKVVSGGSTITQQLAKNLFLSGERSYLRKAQEFVIAYMLEFWMSKERIFEIYLNVVEWGNGVFGAEAAARHYFGTTAANLSASQAARLAVMLPNPRFYDKRRGSAYLTRRAGLILRRMGSAELP; encoded by the coding sequence ATGAAATTTCCACGCAAGCTATTGTTCTGGCTGGTCGCGGCGCCCGTGGCGCTGGTCTTGCTGGTGCAATTGTATTTTTTCCTGCAGATCGGCTGGTGGGTGCACTTCAATCCCGGTACCACCAGTTTCATGCGCCAGCAGCGCGCCGTCCTGCAGGAAAAGAATCCCGATTTCCAGCTCAAGCACAAGTGGGTGCCGTACCAGCAAATTTCGCGCAACCTCAAGCGCGCCATCATCGCTTCCGAAGACGCCAATTTCTCCGAGCATGAGGGGGTGGATTGGGAGGCGCTGCAACAAGCCTACGAAAAGAATACCCGCAAAGGCAAGGTGGTGTCGGGCGGCTCGACCATCACCCAGCAGCTGGCGAAGAACCTGTTCCTGTCCGGCGAGCGCAGCTACCTGCGCAAGGCGCAGGAATTCGTCATCGCCTACATGCTCGAATTCTGGATGAGCAAGGAACGCATTTTCGAAATATATCTGAACGTGGTCGAATGGGGCAACGGCGTGTTCGGCGCCGAAGCCGCCGCGCGGCACTACTTCGGCACCACCGCCGCCAATCTGTCGGCAAGCCAGGCCGCGCGGCTGGCCGTGATGCTGCCCAATCCGCGCTTTTATGACAAGCGGCGCGGCAGTGCTTACCTGACGCGCCGCGCCGGCCTGATCCTGCGGCGCATGGGCTCGGCCGAACTGCCGTAA
- the corA gene encoding magnesium/cobalt transporter CorA produces MINVFVLQNGRLNQVNIDSRGDLEKLAPVWVDLTDPNDEERAWVKSIYGVTLPGEDEVKDIEASARYYEAENGDLHLRTDFLLDEDEGPARVITVAFILARNVLFSVHTDDLPVFRLVRLRARSRPGSIEDYKDVLLDLYATDAEYSADALEGIYQSLEEVSRSVLKKGFTDQDAASALNAIAHEEDLNGRIRRNMMDTRRAVGYLMRGRLLNAEQFDEARQILRDIESLDGHTAFLFDKINFLMDATVGFININQNKIIKIFSVASVAFLPPTLIASIYGMNFKLLPELDWQWGYPFAISLMLASAIAPFAYFKRRGWLK; encoded by the coding sequence ATGATCAACGTATTTGTATTGCAAAATGGCCGCTTGAATCAGGTCAATATCGATAGCCGGGGCGACCTGGAAAAGCTGGCGCCGGTCTGGGTCGACCTGACCGATCCCAACGATGAAGAACGTGCCTGGGTCAAGAGCATCTATGGCGTGACCCTGCCGGGCGAGGATGAAGTCAAGGATATCGAAGCGTCCGCCCGTTATTACGAAGCGGAGAATGGCGACCTGCATTTGCGCACGGATTTCCTGCTGGATGAGGACGAGGGTCCGGCGCGGGTGATCACGGTTGCCTTCATCCTGGCGCGCAATGTGCTGTTTTCCGTGCATACCGACGATTTGCCGGTGTTCCGCCTGGTGCGCCTGCGCGCACGCTCGCGGCCCGGTTCGATCGAGGATTACAAGGATGTGCTGCTGGACCTGTATGCGACCGACGCCGAATATTCGGCGGATGCGCTCGAAGGCATATACCAGAGCCTGGAAGAGGTCAGTCGCAGCGTACTGAAAAAAGGCTTCACCGACCAGGACGCGGCATCCGCCCTGAATGCGATCGCCCACGAGGAAGACTTGAACGGGCGCATCCGCCGCAACATGATGGATACCCGCCGCGCCGTCGGCTACCTCATGCGCGGCCGCCTGCTTAACGCCGAGCAGTTCGACGAGGCGCGGCAGATCCTGCGCGACATCGAATCGCTCGACGGCCATACCGCTTTCCTGTTCGACAAGATCAACTTCCTGATGGATGCTACTGTCGGCTTCATCAACATCAACCAGAACAAGATCATCAAGATCTTCTCGGTGGCTTCGGTGGCATTCCTGCCGCCGACCCTGATCGCCAGTATCTATGGCATGAACTTCAAGCTCCTGCCGGAGCTGGACTGGCAGTGGGGCTATCCCTTCGCCATTTCATTGATGCTGGCCAGTGCAATTGCTCCGTTTGCCTATTTCAAGCGGCGCGGCTGGCTGAAGTAA
- the hemL gene encoding glutamate-1-semialdehyde 2,1-aminomutase, with protein sequence MTSKNDILMARAQRTTPGGVNSPVRAFRSVGGTPRFITHAEGPYVWDADGKRYTDYMGSWGPAIVGHAHPAVVKAVQDAAAKGLSFGAPTEAEIDIAEEICRLVPSIEQVRLVSSGTEATMSALRLARGATGRDRIIKFEGCYHGHADSLLVKAGSGLLTFGNPTSAGVPADFVQHTLVLDYNNTQQLEDAFAKMGDEIACVIVEPIAGNMNLVRATPEFLNAMRRLCTEHGAILILDEVMSGFRAALHGAQSLYGITPDITALGKVIGGGLPVAAFGGKRELMQHMAPVGPVYQAGTLSGNPVAVAAGMATLKLIQEPGFFESLTRQTSRLVEGLSAAAAEAGVAFCADSVGGMFGLYFLDSKPDSYAAMMKTDREKFNRFFHAMLDAGHFFAPAAFEAGFVSAAHDDATIDATVDAARKAFAALA encoded by the coding sequence ATGACTTCCAAAAACGATATCCTCATGGCACGCGCCCAGCGCACCACGCCAGGCGGCGTCAACTCGCCAGTCCGCGCCTTCCGCTCGGTTGGCGGCACGCCGCGCTTCATCACCCATGCCGAAGGCCCCTATGTGTGGGATGCCGACGGCAAGCGTTACACCGACTATATGGGATCCTGGGGACCGGCCATTGTCGGCCACGCCCACCCGGCAGTGGTCAAGGCGGTGCAGGACGCCGCCGCAAAAGGCTTGAGCTTTGGCGCACCGACCGAGGCCGAAATCGACATTGCCGAAGAAATCTGCCGCCTGGTACCGTCGATCGAACAGGTGCGCCTGGTATCCTCCGGCACCGAAGCGACCATGAGCGCGCTGCGCCTGGCGCGCGGCGCCACCGGCCGCGACAGGATCATCAAGTTTGAGGGGTGCTATCACGGCCACGCCGATTCGCTGCTGGTGAAAGCCGGCAGCGGCCTGCTGACCTTTGGTAACCCGACCTCGGCTGGCGTGCCGGCCGATTTCGTCCAGCACACTTTGGTGCTCGACTATAACAATACGCAACAACTGGAAGATGCGTTCGCCAAGATGGGCGATGAAATCGCCTGCGTGATCGTCGAACCGATCGCCGGCAACATGAACCTGGTGCGTGCCACACCGGAGTTCCTCAATGCCATGCGCCGCCTGTGCACCGAGCACGGCGCAATCCTGATCCTTGACGAAGTGATGTCGGGATTCCGCGCCGCCTTGCATGGTGCCCAGTCGCTGTATGGCATCACGCCGGACATCACGGCGCTGGGCAAGGTGATCGGCGGCGGCCTGCCGGTGGCGGCGTTCGGCGGCAAGCGGGAATTGATGCAACACATGGCCCCGGTCGGGCCGGTCTACCAGGCCGGCACCCTGTCCGGCAATCCGGTCGCGGTAGCTGCTGGCATGGCCACCCTGAAACTGATCCAGGAACCCGGATTCTTCGAATCCCTGACCCGCCAGACCAGCCGGCTGGTGGAAGGCTTGAGCGCAGCGGCCGCCGAAGCCGGCGTGGCATTTTGCGCCGATTCGGTGGGCGGCATGTTCGGCTTGTATTTCCTCGACAGTAAGCCAGACAGTTATGCGGCGATGATGAAAACCGACCGCGAGAAGTTCAACCGCTTTTTCCATGCAATGCTGGATGCCGGGCACTTTTTTGCGCCCGCAGCCTTCGAAGCGGGCTTCGTATCCGCGGCACATGACGATGCGACCATCGATGCGACCGTCGACGCCGCCCGCAAGGCCTTTGCCGCCCTGGCATGA
- the thiD gene encoding bifunctional hydroxymethylpyrimidine kinase/phosphomethylpyrimidine kinase encodes MQIQTSPLILSFNASDPVGAVGLQADLACFAAMGCHGLSVVTALLIGDTTRIEDSQVIDVDCVADQARVILEDMPVAAFKVGTVGSIENVSAIAEIVADYPDIPLILDPFLSALPDQGQDSEDLLVAIRELLIPQTTLLLASAVELGRLAETWREPSSDDTLTADAMRVIDLGCEYLFVTGTPADVHDVANTLFSDSGVVRQDNWQRISGSFIGAGSTLSATIAALLANGLEVPEAVFEAQEFTIAALTNAHRLGMGKLVPDRYFWTREPDEAAAEGAGDTLQ; translated from the coding sequence GTGCAAATCCAAACTTCTCCTCTTATTTTGAGCTTCAATGCCAGCGATCCGGTCGGCGCGGTCGGTTTGCAAGCCGACCTGGCTTGCTTTGCCGCCATGGGTTGCCATGGCTTGTCGGTCGTCACCGCGCTGCTGATTGGCGACACCACCCGCATCGAGGATAGCCAGGTCATCGATGTCGATTGCGTGGCCGACCAGGCGCGGGTGATACTGGAAGACATGCCGGTGGCGGCCTTCAAGGTCGGCACGGTCGGCAGCATTGAAAATGTTTCCGCGATTGCCGAAATCGTCGCCGATTACCCCGACATCCCGCTGATCCTCGATCCGTTCCTGTCGGCGCTGCCCGACCAGGGCCAGGACAGTGAAGATTTACTGGTGGCCATACGCGAATTGCTGATTCCGCAAACCACGCTTTTGCTCGCCTCCGCAGTCGAACTCGGGCGCCTTGCCGAAACATGGCGCGAACCTTCCAGCGACGACACCCTGACGGCTGACGCCATGCGCGTCATCGACCTCGGCTGTGAATACCTGTTTGTCACCGGCACCCCGGCCGATGTGCACGATGTCGCCAATACGCTGTTTTCCGACAGCGGCGTGGTGCGCCAGGATAACTGGCAGCGCATCTCGGGCTCCTTCATCGGCGCCGGCAGCACCCTGTCGGCCACCATCGCGGCTTTGCTGGCCAACGGCCTGGAAGTGCCGGAAGCGGTCTTCGAGGCGCAGGAATTCACCATCGCCGCGTTGACCAACGCGCACCGGCTGGGCATGGGCAAGCTGGTTCCCGACCGTTATTTCTGGACGCGCGAACCGGATGAGGCCGCCGCCGAGGGTGCGGGCGACACACTGCAATAG
- a CDS encoding rubredoxin, which yields MCLICGWVYDEAAGLPDEGIAPGTRWADVPMNWTCPECGARKEDFEMVVI from the coding sequence ATGTGCCTGATCTGTGGCTGGGTCTACGACGAAGCTGCCGGCCTGCCGGATGAAGGGATCGCGCCAGGCACGCGCTGGGCCGATGTACCGATGAACTGGACTTGCCCGGAATGCGGCGCGCGCAAGGAAGACTTTGAAATGGTCGTAATCTGA
- a CDS encoding response regulator, which yields MTTPQDNAGIKIMVIDDSSTIRRSAEIFLGQAGYQVVLAEDGFDALAKMNDHKPSLIFCDILMPRLDGYQTCALIKKSAKFHATPVVMLSSKDGLFDRARGAMVGSDAYLTKPFTKDSLLRTVSEHTAQALSK from the coding sequence ATGACAACACCGCAGGATAACGCCGGTATAAAGATTATGGTGATTGACGATAGCAGCACGATTCGCCGATCCGCCGAGATTTTCCTGGGGCAGGCTGGATACCAGGTAGTCCTTGCCGAAGATGGCTTCGATGCACTCGCCAAGATGAACGATCACAAGCCATCCCTGATTTTTTGCGACATCCTGATGCCGCGCCTGGATGGTTACCAGACTTGCGCCCTGATCAAGAAAAGCGCGAAGTTTCATGCGACGCCGGTGGTCATGCTGTCTTCCAAGGATGGCCTGTTCGACCGTGCGCGCGGCGCGATGGTGGGCTCGGATGCCTATCTGACCAAGCCATTTACCAAGGACAGTCTGCTCAGGACTGTCAGTGAACATACCGCACAAGCACTTTCCAAGTAA
- a CDS encoding response regulator transcription factor: MAIKKILIVDDSPTERYFLTDILVKNGFSVSTAENGEEAIVKIKADKPHLILMDVVMPGQNGFQVTRAISRDPETQDVPIIICTSKNQETDRIWGLRQGARDYVVKPVDPQELLSKIAALG, encoded by the coding sequence ATGGCTATTAAAAAGATTCTTATCGTGGATGACTCGCCGACGGAACGCTATTTTCTGACGGATATCCTGGTCAAGAACGGCTTTTCAGTGTCGACCGCCGAAAACGGCGAGGAGGCGATCGTCAAGATCAAGGCGGACAAGCCGCACCTGATCCTGATGGACGTGGTGATGCCAGGCCAGAATGGCTTCCAGGTCACGCGTGCCATTTCGCGCGATCCTGAAACACAGGATGTGCCGATCATCATCTGCACCAGCAAAAACCAGGAAACCGACCGCATCTGGGGCTTGCGCCAAGGCGCGCGTGACTATGTGGTCAAGCCGGTCGATCCTCAGGAGCTCTTGTCGAAAATTGCCGCACTCGGCTAA
- a CDS encoding chemotaxis protein CheW, protein MTQSISDPVSDKPAGKPDVLARRTRLREFQAQLVERMQAARTGASPYARQLGVLIGQRYCLLNLQEAGEIISVGAITTVPLTHDWFLGLTNVRGSLVSVIDLARFQGQGATQLDRESRIVVFAPGLSFNSGILVSRVLGLRNVADMQEQASAEQAGVPWAARQYVDRDAQVWTELDLSLIVQDAQFLHVGI, encoded by the coding sequence ATGACCCAATCCATTTCGGATCCTGTCTCGGACAAGCCCGCCGGCAAGCCGGATGTACTGGCGCGGCGTACCCGTTTGCGCGAATTCCAGGCGCAGCTGGTCGAGCGCATGCAGGCCGCGCGAACTGGTGCCAGTCCTTACGCCCGCCAGCTCGGTGTGCTGATTGGCCAGCGTTACTGCCTGCTGAATCTGCAGGAAGCAGGCGAAATCATCTCGGTTGGCGCCATTACCACCGTGCCGCTGACGCATGACTGGTTCCTTGGCCTGACGAATGTGCGCGGCAGTCTGGTCAGCGTCATCGATCTGGCGCGCTTTCAGGGACAAGGGGCAACCCAGCTCGATCGAGAGAGCCGGATCGTGGTGTTTGCTCCTGGATTGTCGTTCAACAGCGGCATTTTGGTTTCACGCGTGCTTGGCTTGCGCAATGTCGCCGACATGCAGGAGCAAGCCAGTGCGGAGCAAGCCGGGGTGCCTTGGGCGGCCCGGCAATACGTCGATCGCGATGCCCAGGTCTGGACCGAACTCGATCTTTCACTGATCGTGCAGGATGCACAATTTTTGCATGTGGGTATATAA